One Mya arenaria isolate MELC-2E11 chromosome 5, ASM2691426v1 genomic window carries:
- the LOC128234400 gene encoding uncharacterized protein LOC128234400 has product MASKCKDPLETSVLNANNLKHDFSCSVCKEDDLNVEAKHFCGDCLEFYCDKCLTFHAKIHRRHAVLGRKDVDKWVEQGDALVSCDLHPSKVLELLCEDHAELCCHICVSLNHRLCRDINLISDVTKGIHKMANFKQLLVNVTKVTAKLNQTKDAIKKNQNLLNTSGKSMLTRIKDLRKTLNQLLDDQEKRTMEQMDRVLADLDGSLQKDIDHCDRLHDQLHVLLDSALSQDKDSKSGSYIGYRKCQDKMAEANELLQALSMKPEATITFQPDTRPQQLLSDLKALGIIQVYLDPQFEQSSRQIKQSSDILKVFKVKEKNTFAVNIKADKILCDIIGMIELSGGEIVLVDSKHCRAKVLDSNYKVTCHCDIPKFPQDICLISDHQVAVAVDGYPSAKHEVHFLTVSAGTITTTRKFKVNHLCSSIRHHGGQLYIGSLAALYLHTTTGKLLKKVYEDTSGKVTVNNFDLSTDGSKIYILASSHNKVVTIDTKGNILATLMDPDFDWPLSVHVSECGHVFVSSQASNTVVQVDQEGKKKLATLVRKGDGINIPQAVLYCTRTGRLIVGGQQNNILVMELQ; this is encoded by the exons atgGCCTCCAAGTGCAAAGATCCTCTGGAAACCTCGGtgttaaatgcaaataatttgaaacatgaCTTTTCATGTTCTGTGTGCAAAGAAGACGACTTGAATGTTGAGGCGAAACATTTCTGTGGGGATTGCTTAGAGTTTTACTGTGACAAGTGCCTGACCTTCCATGCTAAAATACACAGGCGCCATGCTGTGTTGGGCCGTAAGGATGTAGACAAATGGGTTGAGCAGGGTGACGCCCTGGTAAGTTGCGACTTGCATCCATCGAAGGTCTTGGAACTGCTGTGTGAGGATCATGCTGAGCTCTGTTGTCACATATGTGTGTCCCTGAACCATAG GTTATGCAGAGACATCAACTTGATATCTGACGTAACCAAAGGCATACACAAGATGGCAAACTTCAAGCAGCTTCTAGTCAATGTAACAAAGGTAACAGCTAAACTGAACCAGACGAAAGATGCCATAAAGAAGAACCAAAACTTGTTGAATACTTCAGGAAAATCCATGCTGACAAGAATCAAAGACCTTAGGAAGACGCTGAATCAACTGCTAGATGATCAGGAGAAGAGGACAATGGAACAAATGGACAGGGTTCTGGCTGACCTGGATGGGTCACTTCAGAAGGACATTGACCACTGTGACCGCCTACATGACCAGCTCCATGTCTTACTTGACTCCGCCCTATCTCAGGACAAGGACAGTAAGTCCGGCTCCTACATTGGCTACAGGAAATGCCAGGACAAGATGGCAGAGGCTAACGAACTTCTCCAGGCGTTGTCCATGAAACCAGAGGCGACTATCACTTTCCAGCCTGACACACGCCCTCAACAATTGCTGTCTGACTTAAAGGCACTTGGAATCATCCAGGTGTATCTTGATCCACAGTTTGAACAGTCATCGCGACAAATCAAACAGTCCTCTGATATACTCAAGGTTTTCAAGGTAAAGGAGAAAAACACATTTGCGGTGAATATAAAGGCAGACAAAATTCTTTGTGACATTATTGGTATGATAGAACTTTCAGGAGGAGAAATTGTTTTAGTAGATAGTAAACATTGCAGAGCAAAGGTGTTAGACAGCAATTACAAAGTGACGTGCCACTGCGATATCCCTAAGTTTCCACAGGACATCTGCCTTATCTCAGACCATCAGGTAGCTGTAGCTGTTGACGGTTACCCTTCTGCCAAACATGAGGTCCATTTTCTTACCGTGTCAGCTGGCACCATTACAACGACCAGGAAATTCAAAGTAAACCATCTGTGTTCTTCCATCAGACACCATGGGGGCCAGCTATATATTGGCTCTCTCGCTGCACTGTACCTACATACAACAACAGGCAAACTGTTGAAGAAGGTCTACGAAGACACTTCTGGCAAAGTTACAGTGAACAACTTCGACTTGAGCACAGATGGCAGTAAGATCTACATTTTAGCCTCCAGCCACAACAAGGTTGTCACCATAGATACCAAAGGCAACATTCTGGCCACACTCATGGACCCTGATTTTGACTGGCCACTCAGTGTTCATGTGAGTGAGTGTGGGCATGTGTTTGTGAGTTCACAGGCTTCAAACACAGTGGTGCAGGTCGACCAGGAAGGCAAGAAGAAATTGGCTACACTGGTCAGAAAGGGAGATGGCATTAATATTCCACAGGCAGTCTTGTACTGCACCCGCACAGGCAGGCTTATTGTGGGGGGtcagcaaaataatattttggtgATGGAGCTCCAGTAG